GTCGGGTGACTGGTCTCGGCGGACGCGCTCGGACCGGGCGCGGCGTGCGCCGCCGCGGACGCGGTCGTCGGCCGCAGCGGCGGTGAGGCCTCCGGCAGCGGCTCGGGCAGGCCCCGCCAGGCGCCCCCGGCGAACCACTCGGCGGCCTGCTGGGCGGTGGGCCGGTCCTCGGGCTGCTTGGCGAGCAGACCGAGGAGGTAGTTCTCGAACGCCGGCGGGAGTCCGGTGACACCGAGCTCGCGGGGCGGCACGGGGGTCGAGTCGAGATGCTGGTGGAGGAGGGCGACGGCGGTGTCGGCCTGGAACGGCGGGCGGCCGCTGAGGAGCTGGTAGAGCACGCAGCCCAGGGAGTACATGTCGGAGGCGGGCCCCGCCTGCCGGCCAAGGGCCCGCTCGGGCGCGAGGTAGAGGCCGGTGCCCACGATCTGGCCGGTGGCGGTGAGCGCGGCGCCGGGGTCGTCGAGGAACCGCGCGATACCGAAGTCGCCGATCTTCAGCGTGCCGTGGGCGTCCAGCAGCAGGTTGGCGGGTTTGACGTCCCGGTGCACGATGCCCTGCGCGTGCGCGGCGGCCAGCCCCGCAGCGGCCTGCGCGGCCAGACGGGCCACGTGCTCGGCGGGCAGCGCGCCGGAGCCGTTCAGCACCCCGGCGAGAGAGTCGCCCTCGACCAGCTCCATCACCAGATACAGCCGGTTGTCGTACTCGCCGAAGTCCAGGACACCGACCACGTTGGGGTGGTTGAGACGCCCTGCGGTCTGCGCCTCCAGACGGAACCGGGAGGCCGCCGTGGCATCGGTGTCCTGGGGAGCAGCAGCTTGAGGGCCACCGCTCTGGCGAGCGTCTCGTCGTACGCACGCCAGACCTCTCCCATTCCACCGCGCCCGATCTCAACATCCAGCCGGTAGCGGCCCGCTAGCAGCACTCGTCCTCGTCTCCTGCGTGGGAAGGTCGTCGCCGCAGGCCGAACTCCCCGCTTCTGCACGGGGATTGGTGGGGGGTGCCGCAGCCGACCCAGGATACTGGCGCGACGTGACCACCGGTCTCCGCAGCGGTGTCCTCAGAGGGTGCGGACTCGGAAATCCCGGAGCGAAGGAGTCGCCCGCCGGAGTGAAGGTCCCGCGCGCCCGGTTGCCGCAGGGCGCCGGCGCCGTTTCAGGCCGCCGCACCCGCCCCCTTCTCACGGCGCGGCACCACAGCAACCGCCAGAGCCGGTACGGCCGCGAGGACCAGCCACGGTACGGCCGCCGGCAGGCCCAGGTCGAGCAGGAAGCCGGTGGCGGCGCTGCCGGCCAGGACGATCAGCCCGGAGACGGACGACAGCGCACCCATGTAGAGCCCGAGCCGGCCCTCCTCGGCAAGGTCGGGCACCCAGGCGCGGGCGGCGGGCACGACCAGCATCTGCCCCACGGTGAGCAAGATCACGAAGCCGGCGGCCGGCAGCAGCCCGGCGGTGCCCGTCCAGCCGGCCGGGCGGGCCGCGGCCACCACCGCGAAACCGGACGCGATCAGCAGCAACCCCGCGGTCATGGAGCGGCGCAGGTCGAGCCGGTCGCCCGCCCAGCGGGTCACCGGCAGCTGGGCGAACACCACCAGCACCGAGGACAGCGCGAAGAGCCAGGACAACGGCGCCTGGGAGCCCGCCGCGCGCTGCACCTCGTCCGGCAGGGCCAGATACAGCTGGTTGTAGGCGAGCAGATAGGTGCCGTAGGCACAGCACAGGGCGAGGAAGCGGCGGTCGCGCAGCAGGACGCGGGCCCCGCCCCGCTTCCGGACGCGGATCCGGCCGGGGATGTGCTGCGGCATCAGCCACAGGTGCCCGGCGAGGACGAGCACGAAGACCGCGGCACCGGCGAGGCACGCGGTGCGGAAGTCGACGGCGAGCAGCAGCGCGCCGAGCAGCGGCCCGACGAACGCCCCGGCCTGGCCCGCCACGCTGAACAGCGCGAGGACACGGGTGCGCGGGCCTCGCCCGTCCTCCTCCCAGACCACCGACTGGCGGGCCACCTCGGACTCCACGGCGGGGGAGAACAGCGCGGCGGCGAATCCGATCACCAGCACCGCCCCGATGACGGTCCAGCTCGCCTCCGCGTACCCGAGCCACACGAACCCGGCGATCCGCAGCACGCAGCCGGCCAGCACGACCGGCCGCACCCCGAACCGGTCGACGAGCCAGCCGCCGACGACGAACAGCCCCTGCTGGCTGAAGGTGCGCAGCCCCAGCACGAAGCCGACCAGCCAGCCCGCCATGCCGATCGCCGTGCCGAGATGCTCGGCGAGGAACGGCAGGACGGCGTAGAAGCCGATGTTGAAGGCGAGCTGGGTGAGGATCAGCAGCCGCAGCAGCGGCGACAGGTCCTTGCAGAGGCGCCAGGTGCTCTCGCGCGGGGACTTGGGTGGTGTTCCTGCGTCGGAGGTCCGGGTGGCCTTGCGGGCCAGCACCCGGGAGAGGAGGTCGGTCATCGTTCTTCCGTCTGTGAGGCGGGCACGGGAGTCAGGAGGGGCGCGCGGGGGCGGTCCCGTTGCCGCCGCGGGGCCGGTATGAGCCGATCCACGGGTGGTTCGGCCGGGCCGGCGGGCCGTTTGCGCCGCCGGGGCAGCCGTACGCCGCCCGCGGCCGTCACCGCGAGCGCCCCGAGCAGGGCGAGCACGGCGGCGGGGAAGAGGACGGCCCACGGGGCACGCTCGGCGTACGGCTGGTTCTCGGCGAGCAGCAGGCCCCACTCGGGGGACGGCGGTTGGGCGCCCAGGCCGAGGAAGCCGAGCGCGGCGAGGCTCAGCGCGACCCCTGGGAGCCGGAGCAGGGCGTGCCGGGCGACCGGGGGCAGGACGGCCGGCAGCAGTTCGTGCCGGAGCAGGTACCAGGGGCCGGCGCCCAGCGCCCGGGTGGCCGTCAGATGGGTGGTCGCGCGCTCCTGCCGCAGCAGGGAGGAGGTGTGCGCGGCCAGCGGGGACCAGGCCACGACGGCCACGGCGAGCGCGGGTGTCCAGGGGCCGCCGCCGATGACGCCGGTGACGAGGAGGCCGGCCAGCACGGGCGGTACGGCACTGAGGGTGTCGGTCAGCGGCCCGGACAGCCTCGGCAGCAGTCCCAGCAGCAGCCCGGTGACGAGGGCGGCGGCGCTCACCGCGAGGGCGGTGCCGAGGGTGGTCAGCGCGCCGTGGGAGATCCGGGCGAGGATGTCGCGGCCGAGCGCGTCCGTGCCGAAGGGGTGCTCCGCGGAAGGGGCTTGCAGCCGGGCGAGCGTGTGCAGGACGAGCGGGTCGCGGGGCAGCCCGAACCCGATGACGGCGGCCAGCAGTCCCCCGTAGAGCAGCGGGAGTGCGCGGGGCGCGGGCGGCCGGGGCCGGTGCAGCGACTGCAGGGCGCCGTCGCGCAGCGCCGGACCGATCAGCAGCCGGGCGGCGAGCCGGGCGAGAACGCCGGCGGTGGCCGCGAGCAGGACGAGGGCGAGCGTGCCGGTCTGCAGGGCGGGCAGGTCCTGGGCGAGTGCGGCGTTCAGGGTGAGCCGGCCGACGCCCGGGATGTCGAAGATCTGCTCGACGGCGACCGATCCGCCGGTCAGTCCGACCACGAACAGCGCCAGGTTCGGCAGCAGTCCCGGCACGCAGCGGCGCACCGCCTGCCGGGCCACGGACTTCTGCGGGACACCGCGTGCCGCTGCCGCCATGGCCCAGGGCTCCGCGAACGCGCCGGGCAGCAGGTCGTCGAGCATCCGCCCCAGGACCGCCCCGGCGGGCAGGCCGAGGGCGAGCGAGGGCAGCACCATCCACTGCGGCCCGTACCAGCCCAGGGCGGGCAGCCATCCCAGCTGCACACCGATCACCGAGGCCAGCACCGAGGCGACGAGGAACTCGGGCAGCGCGGCCAGCACGGCCGTCGCCGTCCCGCCGGGGCGACGGTCGGCGAGCCGGCCCCGCGCGCCCAGCCGGAGCGTACGGGCGCAGACGGCGGCCGCCGTGCCCGCGGCGACCACCAGGGCCCCGGCCATCAGCAGCAGCGACACGCCGAGCGCCTGTACGACGCCCGGCAGCACCTGGGTGCCGGACACCCAGGACGTGCCCGCGTCCCCGTGCGACAGCCCGCCCAGCCAGCGGCCGAGCAGCGGCAGCGGGCCGTCGTCGAGGCCCAGCTGGTCCCGGATGGCGCGCAGGGTCTCCGCAGTGGGGTCGCGGTCCGCCGACCGCGCCCGGAGCACGGTCAGCGCGGGGTCGGTGCGCGAGAGCCACGGCAGCAGGCCGATCCCGCAGACCAGACAGGCCACGAGCACCGTCCGCCACAGCAGCGTCGGGGCGCTGCTGCGCGCGAGTGCGCGCAGAGCGGCGGCGGCACCTTTCGTCGAGGACGTGTGCGAGCTGTTCAGCGCCGGGTCCCCGTACCTATGAGGGTGCGCTCGTAGGGATCGGGCAGCGCGCCCCGCACGGACGTCGCGATGCCCGCGACGAGCTTCAGATGCACCAGCGGGATCACCGAGTCGGTGCCGAGGACGGCCGCCTCCGCCCGCATGGCGGCGTTCTGCCGCCCGGCGGTGTCGGGCTCGGCCCGGGCGGCGGCGACCAGCCTGTCCACGTTCTCGTCGCACAGGAACGACAAGTTGTTGGAGCCGTCGCAGGTGTAGTCGCTCGCGAGGACGGTGACCGGGTCGCCGGTGTCCAGCATCATGTTGCGGGAGAAGACCGCGGCGTCGAACTTGCCGCCCAGCAGGTCGCCTTCGAGACGCGTGTACGTGCGCACCTCCAGCTTCACCTCGAACCCCGCCTTCCGCAGCTGCTGCTGGAGTACCTGGGCGGCCTCCGGCAGCTCGGGCCGGTCGCTGTAGGTGGCGAGGGTGATGCTCGTGCCGTCGGGATCGGCGGCCCGGGCCCGCCCGGCGGGTTCGACGCGCTTGCCGGCCGCCCAGGTCAGGGCCGGACCGAACAGGCCCTGTGCGGGCACGGCGTATCCCTCGTAGGCGCCCTTGGCGATGACCGAGGTGTCGATCGCCTCGCGTGCGGCTGCCCGTAGCCCCGCGTCGGTGAAGGCGCCGGACTTGGTGTTGAGGTAAAGGCTGGTGTTGCGGGCGGTGTTGACCTCGTGGACGGTGTCCTTGTCGAGGGACGACACCTGGGCGACGGGAAGGGACTCGGCGATGTCGACGTCGCCGGTGCGCAGGGCGTTGGCGCGGGCGGTGCCGTCGGAGACGAACCGGGCGGTGATGCCGGACGCCTGGGCCCGGCCGCCCCAGTAGTCGTCGAAACGGTCGAGTGTGGCCGCCGTGTCACCGTCGACCGCGGTGAGGGCGAAGGGACCGGTGGCGGTGCCGACGACGTCCACCTTGCCCTTCGCGGCGTACGCCTTCGGCGCGAACACCGCGAGGGAGGGGTTCGAAAGCCGCAGCGGCAGTACGGGGTCGGCCTCTTCGGTGCCGACCCGGACCCGCTTGTCGTCCTCGGCCGTGGCGGTCAGCTGCACACCGGAGATCGCGGAGGGCGCCGGGTCGGCCTTCCCGGCCGCGGTGAGGGCGGCGGCGACGGCCTTGGCGGTGACGGCCTCGCCGTCCTGGAACCTCGCGTCCCGCAGGGTGAACACCCAGCTCTTGCCGCCGCTCTCACTGCTCCACGACTCGGCCAGCGCGGGTACCGCCGTGCCGTTGGCGTCCAGCTTGGTCAGCCCCTCGCTGACACCGAGCCGGGACAGGAGCATCGCGTCCTGGCCGTACGGCGAGTAGTTCTCGGTCGGGGCGAAGGGGAGGGCGACACGCAGGCGTGCGCCTTCGGCGGCGCCGGAGGAGGCCGCTGCGTCGTCACCGGAGGACGCGAAGCAACCGGAGAGCAAGGGCAGCACGAACAGCCCGGCTGTGAGCCGGCGGGAGGTTCTCATGGTGTATATGAATATCATTTTCATTAAGGGTACGGTATCTCGAAGTGCACCGCCCCGCTGCCACCGCCGGGCACCTCCTCCCGCTCGTCGCACACCACCTTGCCCAGTGCCTGCCACAGGCTCATCGCGCCGGGGGAGTGCGGGTACGTGTGCAGATACACGGACCGGTATCCGCCGTCGGCCCGGGCGAACTCCAGCAGGCCCTCCACCAGGTGCCGGGCCAGTCCGCGCCGCCGGTGTGCGGGGCGCACGTACACCCGCCGGAGCTGTGCCGTCTCGCCCGAGGGGAACCGCTCGGCCAGCCAACTGGGGTTCGGCGGGTGCGCGGGGCCGCGCGCGTCCAGTGCCGCCGTGGCCGCCACCGTCCCGTCCTGCTCGTCCACGGCGACCAGGAGTGTGTGCCGGGGTGGTGTGACGTAGAACGACACCGGATCGATGATGTCGGCGTGCCAGTGCGGCACGTAACCCGTGCCGAAGTCGCGGTACACGGCGTCGAGCATCACCGCCCTGGCCCCTTCGATGTCGGCCGCCGCGGCTTGCCTGATGCTGTACTCACGCATTTGCACATCATATGCAATAGGTGTTCGGGCTCAGTCGGGGGCCACCGGTGTGATGTGGCTCAGCACGCACAGCCAGCGGCCCTGCCGCCGTACGAACACGTCCGTCGTCCACTCGTCGGCGTCGTGGCGTTCGCCCTGGTAGTGGGCCGTGTTCGTCACCCGGGCGGTCACCACGGCGGTGTCGCCGTAGACGCGGACCCTGGGCTCGGTCCTGAGACCCATCGCCGAGTGGGTGAGCGTGCCGGACTCCACGAGGGAGAGGAACCTCGCCTTCGGGTCGATCCCCGAAGCGGAGACGATGACCCACTCCTCCGCCATGAAGCTCGCGATCCGCGCCGGGTCGTCGGAGACGATCGCCTCGGCCCAGCCCTTCGCCAGGCGGACGAGCTGATGGACGTCGGTGGGATCGGGCTCTTCGCTCATGTCGCGGCCGTCGTCGTGTCCAGGCGGTGATGCGGGATGTTCAGCGGTCCGAGGTGACCTGTCGCGGCCCGGTTCAGGTCTCGGACGGGGTGAGCAGCACGAAGTCCGCGTTCGCCGGGTCGAGGCAGACGGCGAGCCGGCCGACGCCCTCCATGTCCTCGGGGCCCATCCGCACGCTGCCGCCGCTCTCGACGACCTCGGCCACCGCCGCGTCGCAGTCCCCGACGGCGAAGACCGGGTGCCAGTACGGCCGCCCGCCCGTCAGGGCCAGGTCCTCCTTGCGGAGTTGCATGAGCCCGCCGTGCATCCGGTCCTCGGAGAGCCCCGAGGGGGTGATCAGGGTGTACGCGCCCGCGTCGCCCGGCAGTGGCATGTCGCTGAACTGCCAGTCGAAGAGGGCGCCGTAGAACTCCCGCGCCCCCGCGGCGTCGGTCGTGAGCAGCTCCGTCCACGACAGCGAGCCCGGCTGGTCCACCAGCTCCAGGCCCTTGTTCGTCCCCGGCTGCCAGACGGCGAACTGACCGCCCAGCGGGTCGCTGTACTGCGCCATCCGGCCCCAGTCGTCGAGGTCCATCGGCGCGACCCGCACGGCGCCGCCCGCCTGCTGCACGGCCTGTGTCGTGGCGTCCGCGTCGACGACGCTGTAGTAGAGCATCCAGGCCGGGCGCGCCCCCTCCTCGGTGAGCTTGCCGAGCCCGGCGACGATCTTGCCGTCCTTCTTGAACAACCCGCCCTCGAAGTCCTCGCTCTCGCCCATGGGCTCGTAGTCCCACCCGAGGACGGCACCGTAGAAGGCGGCGGCGGCCCGGACGTCCCGAGCGCCCAGGTCGAGCCAGCAGGGGGAGCCGGGGACGTACTCCGTCGTGATCATGCGATGTTTCCCTTCCGCGGGGCCTGTGTGCCCAGCGTGACACCGCGCACCGACCACCGCCCGTCGGCAGCTCCCCGTATGGGGGACGCCCGGCGGATGCCGGGGGTGTCAGTGGACGGACAGGCCGCCGTCGACGAACACCGACTGCCCGGTGACGTAGGCGGACGCCGCGCTCGCCAGGAAGACCGCCACGCCCGCGAAGTCCTCGGCGAGGCCGTTCCGCCCGATCATCGTGCGGGCGGCGAGGGCGGCCACCTTCTCCGGGTCCGTCGACAGCCGTGCGTTGAGGGGTGTCATGACGACGCCCGGCACCAGGAGGTTGCAGGTGACGCCGCGCGGCGACCACGCCTCGGCCTGGGAGCGCGCCAGCGCTTCCAGCCCGCCCTTGGAGGCGCCGTAGGCACCGCTCTGGACGAACGCGCGATGCGCCTGCTGCGAACTGATGTGGATGATGCGCCCGTACCCGCGCTCCGCCATGCCGGGGCCGAAGCGCTGCCCCAGCAGGAACGGCGCCTCCAGGTTGACGGCCATCGTGGCGTCCCAGACGTCCTCGCCGAGCTCGTCCATCGGCGGACGCAGGTTGATCCCGGCGCTGTTGACGAGGATGTCGGGCTCCCCGAACACCCCGGCCGCCCGCTCGGCGGCCGTCCGCACCCCCTCGCGGGTGCTCAGATCCGCGCCGACCCACGCGGCGCGGCAGCCCCGGGCCGTCAGCTCCTTCACCGTCGCGGCCAGCCCGGCCTCGCCGCGGGCCACGATCACCACGCTCGCCCCGGCGCCCGCGAGTGCGCCGCTGATGGCGCGCCCGATACCGGAACTGCCGCCGGTGACCACCGCGACCCGGCCCTCCAGGGAGAACAGCTCGGAGAGGTAGGCCTGTGCCGCGTGGGGCGGCGCAGGCGCCCCGGCCGGCCGAGTCGGATCCGTCGGTGGAGTCGGCTGTGTCGTCATGGCGACCCACTCTAGGTCGGCGAGACCCCCGGCCAACCTCTCGCCCCCATACCCCTAGGGGGTATAAAGTGAGGTCATGGACCACACCGCTCACGAACCTGGGAAGCATCCGCACGGGGCCGCGTCCTGGGGACCGCCGTGAAGGCGACGCTGCACTGTCTGACCGGATGTGCGATCGGCGAGATCCTCGGCATGGTGATCGGCACGGCGCTGGGGTGGGGCAACGTGCCCACCATGGTTCTGGCGATCGGGCTCGCGTTCCTCTTCGGCTACTCGTTCACCCTGTTCGCGGTCCTGCGGTCCGGTCTCGGCCTCAAGGCCGCGATCCGGATCGCCCTCGCCGCGGACACGGTCTCCATCGCCGTGATGGAACTCGTGGACAACGCGATCATCGCGCTCACCCCGGGCGCGATGGACGCCCATCTGTCGGACGGCCTCTTCTGGTCCGCGCTCCTGGGCGGCTTCGCGGTCGCCTTCCTGGTCACGACCCCGCTCAACAAATGGCTGATCGGCCGCGGCAGGGGCCACGCCGTGGTCCACGCCCACCACTGACGCGATGTCATCCCTGCGCGGCGCCTGGCGCGCGTCCGTGAGAGTCACTCGCGGTCGGTGCCATGGCGGGAACGCGCCCTGCCTCTCGCCGGACACCCCGACTCCGTTGCCGTGCCGCACGGGTTCAGCCCTTGAGCAGGAGCACCCGACCGTCGGGCTCCGGCCAGTCCTGCACCTCGGCGGCCGTCCGAGGCCGGTCCGCGAAGTCGAGCAACTCGGGGACGAGCGCCTCGCCGTCGGCCGGCGTGAGCCCCGCCGCGGCGAAGCGGTACGCGAGCCGTGAGGCGTACAGCGTCTGCTGCATCGCGGCATGCTGCGCCTGCAGTGCCACCACACGCCGCACCGCTTCCCCCGCTTCCATCACCTCCCGCCCCAGCACCAACTGGCGCCCGAGGGTGGCCCGATTGAGCTCCTGCGCGGTGATGTCCACGCCGGGGATTCTGCCGTGGCCCCACCGGAGCCACCGACTCCACGACAGTGGCCCGGATCACATGGCTTGGATTGAGTGTCCGGCGGGGCAGGTGTCCGTACTCCTGGGGGCGGGGCGGGGGCCGGATGCGAGGATGAGGCGCCATGACAGTCGGGTGGTGTGCTCGCGCGATACGGGCCGCGGTGTTCGCGGCCGTCTGTGTCGTGCTCGCCGCCCTGGGGCACGTCATGATGTCCGGCGACCACGTGCCCGTGCCGACGCTGCTGGCCGGCTGGGCCGTGACGGGTGTGGCGGGCTGGTGCCTGGCGGACCGCGAGCGCGGACCGGGCCTGGTCGTCGCCGTGGCCGTGGCCGTCCAGACCGCTCTGCACTCGGCGTTCTCGCTCGGGCCGCCCACACCTTCCGCGCCCGGAGCGCACTCCATGGACATGCCGTCCATGAGCCATGACACGGGCTCCATGAGCCATGACACGGGCTCCATGAGCCATGACACGGGCTCCATGAGCCACGGCATGGGCTCGATGAGCCACGGCATGGGCTCGGGCGCCATGGACTCCATGTCCCCGCACATGGCGCACGTCCCCGGCGGTGACTCGTCCCTCGGCATGCTCGCCGCCCACCTCCTGGCCGCGCTGCTGTGCGGCCTGTGGCTGGGCCACGGAGAGCGGGCCGCCTTCCGGCTGCTGCACGCCGTGGGCAGCCGGCTCGCCACACCACTGCGGCTCCTGTCCGCCCTGCCCGCACCGCCGCCCCCGCCCGTGCGCCACCGGCGGCGGTCGCCGAACCGCACGCCGCGCCGTCTCCTTCTCGTCCACGCGATCACCACCCGGGGACCACCGGCGGGGGCCGCTGCCGCCTGACGGCAGCCAGTGGTGACCGGGGCAGCCCCTGCGCGCCCCGGTAGCGGTCGTACACCCGTGCTCGCGCCCACCCGCGGGAGGCCGCGCCTCCTGACGCGCGGTACGGGTACGCCCGCGCCCCCGCTCACCGGACCGCGCACCCACGCGCGCACGTCCGACCTCACGGCCGGTCTGCTCGCGTCCTCGCGGTCCCGGAATCCCGAGAAGGACATCAGGTGACCACTCCTGCCCTGCCCCTCCCGCACGAGAGGTCGGCGTCGGCCGACGAGTCGATAACCGCCTGGGCGCTGGCCGCCCGCGGCGGCGACCCCGCGGCCGTCGACCGCTTCGTGCGCGCCCTGCACCGTGACGTCATCCGGTACGTCGCCCATCTGTGCGCCGACCCGCAGGCGGTGGACGATCTGGCGCAGGACACGTTCCTGCGGGCGCTCGGCAGCCTGCACCGGTTCGAGGGCCGTTCCTCGGCGCGGACCTGGCTGCTGGCGATCGCCCGGCGCGCGGTGGCCGACAGCATCCGGTACACCGCCGTACGCCCCCGCCCGGCCGACCTGCCGGACTGGGAGCCGGCGGCCGAACTCGCCCAGCCGCGTGGCCTGCCCGGTTTCGACGACGGCGTGGCGCTGCTGGAGCTGGTGGCCGGGTTGCCGGCCGAACGCCGCGAGGCGTTCGTCCTCACGCAGCTGCTCGGACTGCGCTACGCGGAGGCCGCCGCGCTGAGCAACTGCCCGGTCGGCACGGTCCGTTCCCGGGTGGCCCGTGCCCGCGCGACGCTCCTCGCCCTGCTCGCGGCGGCGGAGGAACCGGACCCCGCTCTCGCCGCGGCCTGACCCGTCCGGGCCGGCGGTGCCCACCGGCTCTGCCCGGCGGGCACCGCCGGTGACGGTCGCGCGCGTCGCCCCCTCGCTTCACGCGCCGCACCGACTGCCGGATCACCAACTGGGTGCTCAGCACCACGTGGTCGTCGACCGCGACCCGCTCCTGGCGTTCGAGCGCCAGCCGCACGGCGGAGCGGCCCAGTTCCTCGTACGGCACCCGGACCGTGGTGAGCGGCGGCGTCAGGTCGGCGGCGAACGGCACGTCGTCGAA
This is a stretch of genomic DNA from Streptomyces hawaiiensis. It encodes these proteins:
- a CDS encoding serine/threonine-protein kinase; amino-acid sequence: MACVRRDARQSGGPQAAAPQDTDATAASRFRLEAQTAGRLNHPNVVGVLDFGEYDNRLYLVMELVEGDSLAGVLNGSGALPAEHVARLAAQAAAGLAAAHAQGIVHRDVKPANLLLDAHGTLKIGDFGIARFLDDPGAALTATGQIVGTGLYLAPERALGRQAGPASDMYSLGCVLYQLLSGRPPFQADTAVALLHQHLDSTPVPPRELGVTGLPPAFENYLLGLLAKQPEDRPTAQQAAEWFAGGAWRGLPEPLPEASPPLRPTTASAAAHAAPGPSASAETSHPTTYALPATTGHRTAARAAQAGRSGRPRGRGGLGNRTRLAATAAAAALFLAAMLIGMRWFSPDTTAEGTEPDASPTASSPAATPSGDSASSVSSDPEAAPAAGPATGPATGPGAAGTPTTGTVADVTPSAPAASPTPPAPAPGAVTPTEEAGNGGPRQPKPEKPRQAGEDQESDDGGDDGGDD
- a CDS encoding MDR family MFS transporter, whose amino-acid sequence is MTDLLSRVLARKATRTSDAGTPPKSPRESTWRLCKDLSPLLRLLILTQLAFNIGFYAVLPFLAEHLGTAIGMAGWLVGFVLGLRTFSQQGLFVVGGWLVDRFGVRPVVLAGCVLRIAGFVWLGYAEASWTVIGAVLVIGFAAALFSPAVESEVARQSVVWEEDGRGPRTRVLALFSVAGQAGAFVGPLLGALLLAVDFRTACLAGAAVFVLVLAGHLWLMPQHIPGRIRVRKRGGARVLLRDRRFLALCCAYGTYLLAYNQLYLALPDEVQRAAGSQAPLSWLFALSSVLVVFAQLPVTRWAGDRLDLRRSMTAGLLLIASGFAVVAAARPAGWTGTAGLLPAAGFVILLTVGQMLVVPAARAWVPDLAEEGRLGLYMGALSSVSGLIVLAGSAATGFLLDLGLPAAVPWLVLAAVPALAVAVVPRREKGAGAAA
- a CDS encoding ABC transporter permease subunit; translated protein: MLVACLVCGIGLLPWLSRTDPALTVLRARSADRDPTAETLRAIRDQLGLDDGPLPLLGRWLGGLSHGDAGTSWVSGTQVLPGVVQALGVSLLLMAGALVVAAGTAAAVCARTLRLGARGRLADRRPGGTATAVLAALPEFLVASVLASVIGVQLGWLPALGWYGPQWMVLPSLALGLPAGAVLGRMLDDLLPGAFAEPWAMAAAARGVPQKSVARQAVRRCVPGLLPNLALFVVGLTGGSVAVEQIFDIPGVGRLTLNAALAQDLPALQTGTLALVLLAATAGVLARLAARLLIGPALRDGALQSLHRPRPPAPRALPLLYGGLLAAVIGFGLPRDPLVLHTLARLQAPSAEHPFGTDALGRDILARISHGALTTLGTALAVSAAALVTGLLLGLLPRLSGPLTDTLSAVPPVLAGLLVTGVIGGGPWTPALAVAVVAWSPLAAHTSSLLRQERATTHLTATRALGAGPWYLLRHELLPAVLPPVARHALLRLPGVALSLAALGFLGLGAQPPSPEWGLLLAENQPYAERAPWAVLFPAAVLALLGALAVTAAGGVRLPRRRKRPAGPAEPPVDRLIPAPRRQRDRPRAPLLTPVPASQTEER
- a CDS encoding ABC transporter substrate-binding protein, whose product is MRTSRRLTAGLFVLPLLSGCFASSGDDAAASSGAAEGARLRVALPFAPTENYSPYGQDAMLLSRLGVSEGLTKLDANGTAVPALAESWSSESGGKSWVFTLRDARFQDGEAVTAKAVAAALTAAGKADPAPSAISGVQLTATAEDDKRVRVGTEEADPVLPLRLSNPSLAVFAPKAYAAKGKVDVVGTATGPFALTAVDGDTAATLDRFDDYWGGRAQASGITARFVSDGTARANALRTGDVDIAESLPVAQVSSLDKDTVHEVNTARNTSLYLNTKSGAFTDAGLRAAAREAIDTSVIAKGAYEGYAVPAQGLFGPALTWAAGKRVEPAGRARAADPDGTSITLATYSDRPELPEAAQVLQQQLRKAGFEVKLEVRTYTRLEGDLLGGKFDAAVFSRNMMLDTGDPVTVLASDYTCDGSNNLSFLCDENVDRLVAAARAEPDTAGRQNAAMRAEAAVLGTDSVIPLVHLKLVAGIATSVRGALPDPYERTLIGTGTRR
- a CDS encoding GNAT family N-acetyltransferase, translating into MREYSIRQAAAADIEGARAVMLDAVYRDFGTGYVPHWHADIIDPVSFYVTPPRHTLLVAVDEQDGTVAATAALDARGPAHPPNPSWLAERFPSGETAQLRRVYVRPAHRRRGLARHLVEGLLEFARADGGYRSVYLHTYPHSPGAMSLWQALGKVVCDEREEVPGGGSGAVHFEIPYP
- a CDS encoding nuclear transport factor 2 family protein, coding for MSEEPDPTDVHQLVRLAKGWAEAIVSDDPARIASFMAEEWVIVSASGIDPKARFLSLVESGTLTHSAMGLRTEPRVRVYGDTAVVTARVTNTAHYQGERHDADEWTTDVFVRRQGRWLCVLSHITPVAPD
- a CDS encoding VOC family protein, with the protein product MITTEYVPGSPCWLDLGARDVRAAAAFYGAVLGWDYEPMGESEDFEGGLFKKDGKIVAGLGKLTEEGARPAWMLYYSVVDADATTQAVQQAGGAVRVAPMDLDDWGRMAQYSDPLGGQFAVWQPGTNKGLELVDQPGSLSWTELLTTDAAGAREFYGALFDWQFSDMPLPGDAGAYTLITPSGLSEDRMHGGLMQLRKEDLALTGGRPYWHPVFAVGDCDAAVAEVVESGGSVRMGPEDMEGVGRLAVCLDPANADFVLLTPSET
- a CDS encoding SDR family NAD(P)-dependent oxidoreductase yields the protein MTTQPTPPTDPTRPAGAPAPPHAAQAYLSELFSLEGRVAVVTGGSSGIGRAISGALAGAGASVVIVARGEAGLAATVKELTARGCRAAWVGADLSTREGVRTAAERAAGVFGEPDILVNSAGINLRPPMDELGEDVWDATMAVNLEAPFLLGQRFGPGMAERGYGRIIHISSQQAHRAFVQSGAYGASKGGLEALARSQAEAWSPRGVTCNLLVPGVVMTPLNARLSTDPEKVAALAARTMIGRNGLAEDFAGVAVFLASAASAYVTGQSVFVDGGLSVH
- a CDS encoding sigma-70 family RNA polymerase sigma factor, with protein sequence MTTPALPLPHERSASADESITAWALAARGGDPAAVDRFVRALHRDVIRYVAHLCADPQAVDDLAQDTFLRALGSLHRFEGRSSARTWLLAIARRAVADSIRYTAVRPRPADLPDWEPAAELAQPRGLPGFDDGVALLELVAGLPAERREAFVLTQLLGLRYAEAAALSNCPVGTVRSRVARARATLLALLAAAEEPDPALAAA